From the genome of Longispora fulva:
GAAGGTGCCGTAGTTGAGCATCCGGCCGACGGGCGACTGCTCGTACTTCATGTCCGTGACCCGGGCGAGCGGCATCATGGCGACCTTGCGCGTGACGATGCCGGAGACGACCATGACCCGCTTGTTGGTCAGGATGAAGCGGTCGAAATACCAGTCGAGGTGCTTCCAGCCGACCCAGACGAGGACGGCGATCCACAGGAGCACGACGACCCCGGTGACCCCGCCCTGGTTGTGCTTGGCGAGCAGCCCCGACGCGTACCCCATGACGAAGGTGGCCCCGACGCCGATGGCCAGCTCGGGGACGAGGTGGATCCAGTGCCGCCGCCACTCGCCCCGGTACCTCTCCGTTGGGAAGAGGTAGCGCGAGACGAGCGGACTCGGTTCGGGCTCGAGCGGCAGGACCCTGCGGGGACCCACCGGCAGGCCGGCGGCGTCGAAACGCAGACCCTCTAGCTCCTCCTCCGTCAGCACTGGAGCAGAAGCCGGAACGTCCCCAGACGTGGAGGCGTACAGATCCTCCACCGATGGCTCCGGGCGTGCCCGGGGGATCGGCTCGGTGTCCCGGTTCGGTGTCTCGTCCGGGCCGTTGCGTCCGTCGTCGGCCATATCAGCGATCAGCCAACCACACCAGCGAGGAAGTCGCCCATTCCACTCAGCACTTCTCCAATCGTGTCGCCGATCTTCCCAGCCACACCGGCTGCGGAATCAGGCCGATACGCGATGAAGAAGACCAGGAACGCGAGGCCACCCCACGTGAGAATCTTTTTGACCATGGCGAGAATTCCCCTCCCCACTTACTTG
Proteins encoded in this window:
- a CDS encoding PH domain-containing protein; translated protein: MADDGRNGPDETPNRDTEPIPRARPEPSVEDLYASTSGDVPASAPVLTEEELEGLRFDAAGLPVGPRRVLPLEPEPSPLVSRYLFPTERYRGEWRRHWIHLVPELAIGVGATFVMGYASGLLAKHNQGGVTGVVVLLWIAVLVWVGWKHLDWYFDRFILTNKRVMVVSGIVTRKVAMMPLARVTDMKYEQSPVGRMLNYGTFVLESAGQEQALREVKHLPNPNELYLRVCEEMYEPEAVEARLGRGEEGGGADDA